The DNA window AGAAGGCAAGGTAGTTAACAGACGAGAGCATTCTTTTAGAAACCTTTGGCTAAGAGTGAAAGCATACGGGATGGGAAGAGGTACCGCTTGTGTCGAACTTCCGGCACACGGAGGTACGCTACAATCGTTTATAGTATTTTCTTCCATTAATAACACTCACATTTATGTACTGCTTTTTACTCTGATTCGCAATATCAGTTCGACTGGGTTCAGcccaatacaaaaaaaaatttttttcatttcgATCTTCAGAGAGAATTGCAAAAGCATGCGTCTTTCCCGATTTCCTCACAACAGTTCTCGGCTAGCTAGGAATTCGCATGCGCGAAGTCCTCGAATTATTGACGCGTACACGAGCTGTGTTTATAGAAAAATACGCACACATATTCGCGAGGGTGAATGTTTATTTTTAGAGCAAATGTATTATTGCTCTACAACATTGTTCTTTAAATTCCATTCGTCCTCGTAAGGGTGGAGCATGTAATTTCCAAAGTTGATGAGCCCGTACTCTCCATTCACACCTCGAATTTCACCCTTTAGCAGAGGCAATTTGATGACGTGAAAATCTTGGTACAGCGCCTCTATCTGATTTATATACTTGGCCTGCATTTTTGTTCGCGCCTCGCAAAGCTTGCAGCCCGTCTCTGTGCGTTTACAAAAGATTTGTGAGTGCAAAGGGGCGTTGAGAGAGGAGGGGGGTAAAATCGTACCTTTTTCTGAAAACAATACTTGATTAATGATGATGTTGCAAACATCCATTTCGAACTTGATGAGCTCTTGGACGAGGCGCTCGGTTTCATACAAAGATAGAAATTCCGGGATGCAGACACACACAAAAGTTGTAAGGTCTGAATTCTTGAACTGTTTGTGGACTTCTTCTATGATGTGTCTcgttgattctagcttttcttccATTTGTTCTGCGTTTTGGTTCCCTCTGAACATGGAGGAGAATTGGTTGAACACGTTGGAGAATTTATGTTTCATGTTTGCCATTTGGGACAGCGCCTTATCCATCGTAGCAGGAAAGCTCAGCAATCTCAAAGTGTGTCCCGTTGGAGCCGTATCGAAGACCACCACGTCGAATTGTAGCTTTTGGACTTGTCTAAACATTTCATGTGTGAGTTATCCGTCGCGTACGTATCGTCTTCTTTCGGCGGACTGCGCGCGTACCTCATGACTTCGGCGAAGCTCATGGCCTCATCTATTCCGGGAAGCGAGAGAATCAGGTCTTTTAGCGTGTTCAGCATGCTGGAGTCTTGCTTCAAGACATCCGGAACCGTATCTTCTTCGAACGTGGGGTCGATTTCCTGTCAAAGTCTGCAGCTTAGAACGGGCGAGTATTTTTTTCCCCGAAAAAAAAAAGCGGGTTAATTTGACACATACCATAGCAAACAAGTTTTCGAAACCTTTGACCAGAGTGGGCTTTCCCGTAAACTGCTGTCCAAAGGCATCACTCAGGTTGTGTGCGGGGTCTGTGGATATGATCAAGACGCTTTCTCGAACTCGGCTGAGCAAAACGGCGATGGTGCTAGAGCAAGTCGTCTTGCCTACTCCACCCTTTCCACCTATGAAGACCCATTTGAGCGAttttttgtccagaatgttctgaatgGTAGATGGCAGGACGTCCAGCTCTTCTGCTACTTCTTGGAGCAGAGCGTCCATTTTGCGCGATAACTTaaagaaaaatgcaaaaataaatgacAAATGCGTCGAAAATCAAGGGGGACATACAATAACGTCGCCTGTTTTGTTCGATTTCGCGTCTATCAAAAGCGACACACATACTTTGTAATAATGCAACGACGCGCCGCAAAAACTAGTTTTTTTTTGAGGTTATATTTTAGTCTATTTTCTTCTTTGCGGTGAACAACGCAGTCTTTCACCCACCTATCCAGAATTAGGGCAGACCCCCGGGCAAAAACAAATCACTGTATGCAAGGCTGCACCTTTTTTGGCTCTCGCAAAAAAACCGGCTCTGCGTCGCCTACTCTATTCCATGCATCACGCAAATCCGACGCAAGACTTATCGGCCCTTGAGTACGTGTGTGTACATGTGCATTTTGTCTTTCGTCACGTGCTAACGAGATTCGACAAGCTATGAAGCACAGTCTTCTACTGACCTCACCTATAGAAAGAATCAGGGCGGTCTGTATGCAACCAGCGCGAACCTGCAGAAATGGAACGACTTCGACTTGAGGTCATTGAACTCTCtcagtgtaaaaaataaaaaaataaaaaagctcaTCAGATACTATGGCGTGCCAGACTCTCTCCGAGGACAGGTCTGGCTGAACATGGCCATTTCTTCCCAGGGTAGCATCGAGAAAAAGACGATAAACGAATCCTACAAAGACCTCATTGAACAAACGTTCAGCAATCGTCAGGTGCCAGAATCGGTTGACTACCCGCCTCTTTTTGGTTCTGTCTCTTTGAAATTCGAATATCACCTTTCTCTGACAGAAGAGATCAAGTCGATGGTGTGCGTTCTACTGATTTGTCTAATGCAGTACTACCACGAGATCCACGCACCGCAAATTCCAGACATCCTATGCATACTCTTGCAATATCAAACTAAGGAAGAAGCCGCGTTTACCTCTCTAAACATTCTGAAAACACCCCAAAAGTATTTTTCGACGCCCAACACGCTCTCCTTTTTCAGTTACTTGATCAAGAGATTCCTTCCGAAACTCTATACCTGTACGTATCGTAAACCCCTCTCCTGTTTCTAAAAGCCACATGTATCGAAAATGCGCCTTGCTCACACGCCCGATGCAGACATGACCAAGACACTTAAAATTCACGCGTACGAATTCGCCGGAACGTGGATCAACCACCTCTTCGTTGATATCATGCCCTACTACGTCGTGATCAGGCTGTTTGACGCGTACCTCCACCAAGGCATCCAAATGCTGTTCAGGTTCGGTCTCGCGTTGTTATACAGGTTCCAGGACCAACTCCTCAAATGCTGCAAGAAAGAGGACTTTCTGAAAACCATCAAGGACCAAATCCAGCAGACCAAGCTCCCTTGTGAAATATTCAAGTTGGCGTGGAAATTCAAGATCAAGTCGAGCATCCTCAATTGGAGCACCATCAAAGCCATGAAAAGGTGCGAGTTCTCGGATTTGTCAAAAATCACCAAGTCACCGCAACTCTCCTATCAACCGAAGCTGAACTTCTCGAGTAAAATCATTGACGATAGCTACTGGAGGCTGATCTACTCCTGGATACCAAACAGGCACAGAATTAAGGACCCGGTGCTTTTATTCGGTGAGAGTGGAAAACCTGAGTTGAGCCTTAAAAAAATGTACAAGGTCACTGAGGATTGGGCGCCAACAGTCCTCCTCGTCAAGTCGGCTCAAGATCGAGTACGTCAAAAAAAGTTTCAACCCCAAAAATAGACGCCACTAACTCTGTTTCTTAAGGTATTCGGATTCTTCATGTCTTGTCTGTGGCGAATGACCAAGCAACACGAACACATCGGCACGGAGGAATGCTTCCTGTTCCAGTTAATTCCGGACAGAGAAAAATACGGCTGGCAACCAAAATCCAATAATATATTCCTAATTGCCCAAGAAGAGCTGTTCTCTATGGGCGCCGGACAGTACGTTTGTTCTATACACATGCGTCGTGTGTGTGCACACGCCGTCAGTATTAATTTTTCTATCCTCGCCAGAGATGGGTTTGGCCTGTGCGTCTGCGCCAACGGCATGGGCAGTAGCGAGGCCTGCGAAACGTTTCAAAACAGGCCTCTCAACGGAGATGGCCCAAGGCTGTTCCGCTGCACCGAACTGGAAGTGTTCGGGTTTGAGTGAAGCGCGTGGCTTCGCGCATATCAGCTCCACTGTGTATGTAAACGGTACATACGCGCGCAATGCGCCTTCTCAAGGAGAACCGCCTCTCCAAGGCAATGCACTGAGAGCGGAAGAAGAGCCGGCGGTTCGCCCAGGGCACTGTCGCTTGGATTCCTTGTTCTCGAGAAACCACCAATAAACAtgccaaaaaattttttttatttttaatttttacatcgCGCATTCCTGACGGAAAAAAGACCCCTGCAAGACTTGGTTAACGGTCGAAATTACGTTGCGAGTTTTATGCACCATTAATCTAGCAAAGGATCGAAAAAAATCAACGAAGCACAGACTGCGTCTTCGTGGAAAAATAAGAAGTTAAACCCATATCTTCAAGAACTTGAATGACGATCGAATTTTGCTTAGAGATAGATGAAATCAAAGAATTCGGCTCTCTATCAACGCATGGCTTTCTTTTACCCTCTAATAGCCGCACATGTAGATTAGATGCGCACACTTCTTCCCCATTATTCGTGCGCTTTTTTGTGCGCTCGGAATCATCCGTCCAAACATGAAAAACAGAATCGTCGTTCATTTCAGATTCTTCCACGCTCGACTCGAGCTTCCTGCACTGCCACGATCTCTTTTTTGTCATCCTCCTTTCTGCATCGCTCTGGTAAACCGGTTCCGGCGGTTCGAGTTCATCTCCATAATCGTACGCAACCGTGGAAACTTTGTTCACTGACGAAATGTCATCGGCCAACGCCTCAAGTTTTGTGGATACCTGAGTCGAATCTATGCCCGAATCGCCACCTTGGTAGCCGTAAAAACTCATCTCCCAACGGCTTTCCGAATCGTCTGGCGAAAGCCATGCAGAGCCCTGCAAAAACGAATTGTCGGCGAAAAAATCACTAAAACGGTACTCCTTTCCAACCGACGATTCACCTCCAAAAAAACAGGTAGTCGAGTACTCTTCGAAATAACCACCTGAGTCCGCTTCTATCCATCTGTTGTAGGCGTCAACCGCGTATTTAGTCAGGAGAAAGCCATCGTCAAATGGTTGACTCCATAGATTCGACAACTCCAAATCAAAATCTGATTCAATTTGTGCCATCAATTCCCACGTATTAACCGTGATGCTGCTCCAAGCGTCTGACCCTTTTTCCACAGTTCGCAGCCTTAAATGAAATAACTACCAACTCTGAATGACAAAAATCTGTTACCCGAAAATACTTAATAGAACTGAGATGTTCCAAAAAAAATTCAACTCCACATCGTTTTGACTCATCTCAACCGGAAACTTTTCACTCACATCACTCTCTAAACCAAAAAATAGGATAAATTATCCCTAATAAACACCTGCGAACAGATTCTAGATAATTTATTTAACGGTATTTTTTAAAATCGTTAAGCAGCAAGAGCTGCCAAAAGTTTCCCCGTACAAGAACTCATCTCCAATCGTCAATAATTATCCGGTAAATTATCTCCAAACTGCGCTCTCCCTAATCAACTTTGTCTTCCCCTGAGAATCCGTAAATTTGTACGCTAAACACTCTCCAGAAAGGTTCAAACACCAATTCCGACGACACTCAGTATGCGTTGATGCTTACGCCTCAAAAATTCTGGAAGTTTCACCCGTCTCTTTGCAACACATTGCTCGAAATTATAAGTTATAACCTCCGACAGCGCTCTCAAATTCACGCGAAAAATCAACCTCACCCGACCCGGCACGCGCAATTCATCCTACCCTCGCAAAATAACCCGCTATCCGCGTTACCTCCTCGCAAACGCTGCTACGCGCTCCATCTCACGCAGCCGCTTCTATACCGGGAGAAACTATAAAGCATCCCTAAAATCCTTGATCCAAAAAAAATAACCGTTTAACCGTTATAAAATTTTGAATTTGATAGGCGTCTAAAACGCCTTAACGCACTCTTGATTTGAAGTCTCCATCTTCGGCGCCAGATACCAACTATCAACAGTACCAATGTGATAGCCAAAGCCGCTACCCATCTGCTAGTCGTGAGCGAACGGCACCTGACCTTGATCGAGTGACACAATAGAAAAATCTTGCCCATCAAAGATAATCGATTAACTTCGAAAATCGTATTTTTTGCATAACCGTCACGTTGATCGCTTTTCAATGTGCTGTGCTTCAGCCGCTCTCCTATCTCGCGCTTCGAGGACTCGTCGAGTACGGAAAGATCTAGCAACGCACGCGCGCCCTCAAAATCGCCTAAAGGAGAGAGCACATGAAATAGCGTAAGCTCCACCAACTCTGCATAATCCGCTGGATCCACTTCCAACACTTGAGGGTCACGTGAACTCGCTAATACGTCGGACGAAGCCAAAACCCTATGAGCAATCCCAAAAGCCGCCGTACACATTTTTTTTGCGCATTTCAAATCTTTTTCGTGGATTTTCAGATGAATGAGCACGAGCAAGACCGAAAAATCATAGAGCTGGTACTGATCGCCGTACAGCTGAGCAACAAACGGGAAAACGTCCATCGCGCGTCCCAAGCTGTAGAGACACTGAATCATCACCACAACAATGCGTATGCTGAGTTTTAGAAGACGACGGTTTGCCTCTTCTGTCGAATCCGGCGCCTGCCGAACTTCTTCCATGTCTGGTAGCAAAGAATTTCGATCGCCAATTTTTGGAATCAACAAGTTCGATCCAAACTCAGCCTTCAAACGCAAAAGAAACCTATCGCCATAATATAAAGCTTCGCCATACCGAGATAGCAAAAACAAGTCTTCAATGTGACTTATCTCACGGTCCAATTCCGCGGACCAGCCTTTCATACTCAGTCTCTGTTAAACGCGCTCTCTTCGCAAAAAAACTGCAACACATCAATGTAACGCATGTacatcgcaattttttttttttttcacagccgcCATAATATGAGCGCTTGCAAAAGCGACATACAATTCTAAGATAACCATCTCGCCGAAAAAAGCGCCCCTTACCTCTCGAACAGAGCCATGGCAACCTGGTTAACTAGATTAGTTAGAAGTGCATGCTGCTCTGAAGATTCAAAACACGTAGGATGGATGCACAGACAAAAGCCAAATAACAACTCATTGTACGAAAAACCTAGCCAAAAATATCTCACATAAGAATTCTAACCTGCGCTAGAAATTTGACCGACACGTTCTGCGCCTCGCTCAACCACGCCGGAAAAGGTATTCCTGTGACTCTCTTAAAACGTCAGAAAATACCAAGAAAACTAAACATTGTTTCAGGAAAGCTAATATCTCCACTGCAAGCAAGCCAATATCATGTCGTATTTGTTGGCGGCCTGTGGAGTCACTTCTTCAAGTACACTTACAAGGGCTTGTTAGATAGCTTAATACGCTGCGGCATGACCGGAGAAAGGGTACAAATCGCGCGTGCATACATGCATCTGCGTGCACGATTTCTGACCCTGTATCATGAAGATAACCTCCCTGAATACTTCGAAGCCCGTCGTAGACAACGGGCGCTTTTTGGCCGAGCAGCTATCGCTAATCtgcgaaaaatgtgaaaaaaaactgGTGCTGTTGGGACACAGCAAAGGTATGCCGCAGTTTTCTATGGTatccaaaaaaaaaattaacgctCGTGTTTGACAGGTGCGCTTGATTTGATGGCTGCTTTGTACGCGAAACCGGAGATTCGAAACCGTGTGCATTGCTTAATTTCCCTTCAATCACCGTTTGGCGGATCCATATTTGCGGTACCTACTGATACGTCGCATTTATTCGCCGCTCTACATGTAGGTTGTGTTCGCTAACAATTAGGTTGTTAGGACTACATCTACCATCATATTGCTTGTCGTGCAAGCCAATCTATTCGTCCCGTATTTGAAAGGCATTTGTCAGGCGTCGAGTGTCTAAGGTACGAAAGCAGAATAAATTGGTTTTCGGATCATCCTCTTGGAGATTTCGTTCCTGTGCTGTGCCTCGCGTCAAAGTGCGCCCGAGATAAAAAGGGGAGCATCTCAGAACAAATAAGCGCACAGATTTTTGAAGAGTGCGGATTGGAAAGTGACGGAATGGTCATTCTGGAAGATGCCATTCTTCCACATTGCCCATATGTATTTGTAGATGACATGTCTCACCTGTCATTCGTGTTTGGCTTCAGACTGCCTCCTCGCCTGAAGCCTTCACTGGTGACAGAAGCTGTAGTATACACGGGCATAGCAAGAGTATCCGGTCATCAATAATTCGCTGCGAGTTCGCAGGCAAAAAGTCAAAGGATGATCGACTTGTGTAGCGGTCGAGAAGGAGAGATGTCCACAGCGCGTGGCCATCGTTCCGCGGCTTGGAC is part of the Schistocerca gregaria isolate iqSchGreg1 unplaced genomic scaffold, iqSchGreg1.2 ptg001227l, whole genome shotgun sequence genome and encodes:
- the LOC126329921 gene encoding ATPase ASNA1 homolog — encoded protein: MDALLQEVAEELDVLPSTIQNILDKKSLKWVFIGGKGGVGKTTCSSTIAVLLSRVRESVLIISTDPAHNLSDAFGQQFTGKPTLVKGFENLFAMEIDPTFEEDTVPDVLKQDSSMLNTLKDLILSLPGIDEAMSFAEVMRQVQKLQFDVVVFDTAPTGHTLRLLSFPATMDKALSQMANMKHKFSNVFNQFSSMFRGNQNAEQMEEKLESTRHIIEEVHKQFKNSDLTTFVCVCIPEFLSLYETERLVQELIKFEMDVCNIIINQVLFSEKETGCKLCEARTKMQAKYINQIEALYQDFHVIKLPLLKGEIRGVNGEYGLINFGNYMLHPYEDEWNLKNNVVEQ
- the LOC126329926 gene encoding GTPase-activating protein skywalker-like, whose product is MRLAHTPDADMTKTLKIHAYEFAGTWINHLFVDIMPYYVVIRLFDAYLHQGIQMLFRFGLALLYRFQDQLLKCCKKEDFLKTIKDQIQQTKLPCEIFKLAWKFKIKSSILNWSTIKAMKRCEFSDLSKITKSPQLSYQPKLNFSSKIIDDSYWRLIYSWIPNRHRIKDPVLLFGESGKPELSLKKMYKVTEDWAPTVLLVKSAQDRVFGFFMSCLWRMTKQHEHIGTEECFLFQLIPDREKYGWQPKSNNIFLIAQEELFSMGAGQDGFGLCVCANGMGSSEACETFQNRPLNGDGPRLFRCTELEVFGFE